In Syntrophales bacterium, one genomic interval encodes:
- a CDS encoding DUF799 domain-containing protein translates to MDSRMIINKNRFLLLIIVILLGVSLSACAPKMVTKGGKFPLLYQEAPASILILPPMNESTAAEAKDYYATTIQEPLSFRGYYVFPYEITTELLKMEGIYDSELIKDVPLQKFREYFGADAVLFTTIKKWNLAYMVLAANLTISIDCELKSTKSNVVLWRYTGTVVVDLSGGNPGGVAGLLVKAVVAAVNSAMADYVPHARTANYMALNTMPYGKYHELYGKDREHQFIEQIQPQPQQ, encoded by the coding sequence ATGGACAGTCGCATGATTATCAATAAAAACAGATTCTTATTGCTGATAATTGTGATTTTGCTGGGCGTTTCTTTGAGTGCCTGCGCCCCCAAAATGGTCACGAAAGGGGGTAAATTTCCCCTTTTATATCAGGAGGCGCCGGCCTCAATTTTGATACTGCCGCCCATGAACGAGTCCACGGCGGCGGAAGCGAAGGATTATTACGCTACAACTATTCAGGAGCCCCTTTCCTTCCGGGGATATTATGTTTTTCCCTACGAGATTACAACCGAGCTGCTCAAGATGGAAGGCATTTATGACTCCGAATTGATAAAGGATGTTCCTCTACAGAAGTTTCGGGAATACTTCGGCGCGGACGCGGTTCTGTTTACCACCATCAAGAAATGGAATCTTGCTTACATGGTTCTTGCGGCCAACCTGACCATCTCGATTGATTGTGAGCTGAAATCAACCAAGTCCAATGTCGTCCTCTGGCGATATACCGGCACGGTGGTGGTTGATCTTTCCGGCGGCAATCCCGGCGGCGTAGCTGGTCTTCTTGTGAAAGCTGTCGTTGCGGCCGTCAACTCGGCTATGGCGGACTATGTCCCGCACGCCCGCACTGCAAATTATATGGCACTCAATACTATGCCTTACGGAAAATATCATGAACTCTATGGGAAAGATCGCGAACATCAATTTATAGAGCAAATTCAACCTCAACCCCAGCAGTAA
- a CDS encoding DUF4810 domain-containing protein, with amino-acid sequence MNHLKLAFIVLSAIFLLGCATPQKMYYWGDYSNTLYQSKKHPSEQTSLGHQQALENIIAESGKNNLRIPPGVHAELGYIYFRQNKKDLAIQNFNMEKQLYPESAILMDRLENAVKLADKAKPAPSEQGKNPEVAPGPPDKQEK; translated from the coding sequence ATGAATCATTTAAAACTTGCATTCATCGTTTTATCGGCGATCTTTCTTCTGGGGTGCGCAACTCCTCAAAAAATGTACTACTGGGGAGACTATTCCAATACCCTTTACCAGTCCAAGAAACATCCCTCCGAGCAGACCAGCCTTGGGCATCAGCAAGCCCTTGAAAACATTATCGCAGAATCGGGGAAGAACAATTTGCGGATTCCCCCCGGTGTGCATGCGGAGCTGGGCTACATCTATTTCCGTCAAAACAAAAAAGATCTGGCGATTCAAAATTTCAACATGGAAAAGCAGCTATATCCTGAATCCGCAATCCTTATGGATCGGTTGGAGAACGCCGTTAAACTTGCCGACAAAGCCAAGCCCGCTCCTTCCGAGCAGGGGAAAAACCCGGAAGTCGCGCCAGGCCCACCCGATAAACAGGAGAAATAA
- a CDS encoding CsgG/HfaB family protein, with the protein MKKQYFSSCFLSFFFLLTACATIDKPDVRLVDAAPQVSKTQTPQNLAARKGLKRKIAVARFTNETKYGQSFFLDDQKDRIGKQAVDILSNKLLQTEKFIILERADLDKIQKELAIGSAAPLRNMADYIIVGSVTEFGRKDTGEVGIFSRTKRQTAFAKVHVRMIEVATGLIIYSEDGEGTAFAEAGTIFGVGGRAGYDSTLNDKALESAITNLASNIIEKLLDKPWRGYILGQEGKQLIISGGKSQNIKEGDVFQVYREGRKVKNPQTNMEVSLPATKLAKIKVTATLGDTPENELSLALVIEGDGNLADYKNENDFKMLFIGEAKEGD; encoded by the coding sequence ATGAAAAAGCAATATTTCTCAAGCTGCTTCCTATCCTTTTTTTTCTTGCTAACTGCCTGCGCGACTATCGATAAACCGGACGTCAGACTGGTTGATGCCGCGCCTCAAGTCAGTAAAACCCAAACGCCGCAGAACTTAGCAGCAAGAAAAGGGTTGAAGAGAAAAATCGCCGTGGCCCGCTTCACCAATGAGACCAAATACGGACAGAGCTTCTTCCTTGATGATCAAAAGGATCGCATCGGAAAACAGGCCGTTGATATTCTCTCCAATAAATTATTGCAGACCGAAAAATTCATCATTCTGGAACGAGCCGATTTGGATAAAATTCAGAAGGAATTGGCCATAGGGAGCGCCGCTCCCCTCCGGAATATGGCTGATTACATTATCGTGGGCTCGGTGACGGAGTTCGGCAGAAAAGATACGGGCGAGGTTGGCATCTTCAGCAGAACAAAAAGGCAGACGGCCTTTGCCAAGGTGCATGTGCGCATGATTGAAGTTGCCACTGGTCTGATTATTTACTCGGAGGACGGCGAAGGAACGGCCTTTGCCGAGGCCGGAACGATTTTCGGCGTTGGCGGCCGGGCCGGCTATGACTCCACGTTAAATGACAAAGCGCTGGAATCGGCGATTACGAATTTGGCATCCAATATCATTGAGAAACTCTTAGATAAACCCTGGCGGGGATACATCCTCGGGCAGGAGGGCAAGCAACTGATCATTTCCGGCGGCAAGTCGCAGAACATCAAAGAGGGAGACGTTTTTCAGGTTTATCGGGAAGGGCGGAAGGTAAAGAACCCCCAGACAAACATGGAGGTTTCGCTGCCGGCAACGAAACTTGCAAAGATTAAAGTAACTGCCACGCTGGGCGATACGCCGGAAAATGAGCTTTCTCTGGCCCTGGTTATTGAAGGCGATGGCAATCTTGCCGATTATAAAAATGAAAATGATTTCAAAATGTTATTCATAGGTGAAGCGAAGGAGGGCGATTGA